TGATGATGGCCGAGCGGGCCGTGCAATACCAACAATTGGCCGGGTCCCTCGGAATCAGTCTCTCGTCTTACAGTGAAATGGAACGCCGTATCCGTCGCATTCTGACCGAAAGGACTCGCCCCGTGGAACTACGAATCAACAAACGCTTCCTGGCCGGCCTCACTGCCCTTTCGCTGCTGTTGGCAGTCGGCCTGGCCTTCGCCCAAGTTCCGGCAGAAAAGCCACCGGCCGACGAACCAAAGGCAGTCGCCGACGGGGCAGCAGACAAGAAAGAAGAACAAGACGAAGGGGAATCAAAGGAGAAAGAAGCGAAGCCGAAGAAAACGAGCAAGATCGAAGGCATAGTGATCGATCAAGATGACCAGCCAGTATCTGGGGCGATCGTGCACATGGTCAGCGCACGGTTCGGCCAGGACGAGCAAGTGACGACCGACGCGAAAGGACGTTACGAAGCGGAAATGGAGATCTCGCTTGGCTATCGCAGAATCTACGCCACGTCGCCCGATGGCAAGCAAATGGGACTCTATAAGCCGCCTGGCGTGGTGAAAGAAGGAGAACCGGAGACGGCGAAAATTCGCCTCGAGCCGATTAAGACAGCTCAAGTCAAGGTCGTCGATAGCGAAGGCCAACCGATTGAACAGGCCCAAATCGCACTCCAACTTGGTTATCCCAGCATGGTCGGCCCGGCGACAACCAACTCCGAGGGAATCGCGACGGTAGCGTTTCCGGAATCGGAACCGATTCAATCCGCGATTGCCTGGAAAGATCATGTTGGCTTCGACTACAAGTTGTACTCGCTTCCGTACGACCAGTCCGGCGATCAGCTAACCAAGAAGCCTGAGTTCCCACTCGACGGCATCGAGCAGCTTCAACTCACCGGTGTCAAACCGCTAACAGTTCACATCACGGACGACAAGGATACGCCCCTGTCGGACGTTTCAACTCATGTGTGGCTGCTGAAAAAGGAACAGGAAAGCGAGCAACTCAATTTCGCGTACTACATCGATATGTTTACGCGAGACACCGATGAATCTGGCGATGTCACGTTCCATTGGTTCCCCAAGTGGCAGAAGGGAATTACCACCGTGTGGCCCAACGCCGAGGGATTCGTCCGCACCCGCGGCATGTACGATCCGGCGACTCAAGATGGAACGCTCGATATCCAACTCGATCGCTTGATCGCACTCCGTGGCAAGGTCACCTTCCCCGATGGAAAGCCAGCTGAAGGGATCTATGTCAGTGCCAACGGGGCTGGTTACGATTACGATAATTTTCGCGGCTCAGGCAAGACCGATGCCAAGGGACGATACGAAATCATGGCCGCGCCTAACCAGATTTACTTGTTGTACATCAGCGGTAAAGAGTGGTCGGCAGCCCCGCAATCTGGCTTTGTCGTTTTGCCAGGGAAAGAAGTACCTGAACACGATTTCGTCTTGGCACCTTCCACCCGCGTTCACGGTCAAGTGCTGAACAAGGCCACCGGCGAACCTGTTCCTGGAAAACTGATTTACATGACAAGCCATGGGATCAGTCTGAACGACCTTGAGGAGGACCTGTTGCCCAACCCAGAGAACTCAACTCGCTGGGTCAGTCCGATGCGGCAATACAACATGAACAGTGGCGAAGAAGGTGAATTTGAATTCTACGTAGGCGAAGGAGACTACAACTTATTCCTGTCAGGCCACGATGCCGAGAAGTTCACGCTGAAAGGGGAAAAAGAGAAGCACGTCGATCTGAAGATCGAAGTTCAAATGAAAACGAAACTGATCGGCGAGGTCATCGACGATCAGTCGGGCGAAACGATTGGCGGCGCTCAGGTCAACGCCGCCTCACGCAACTTCCGTCAGCATAACGATTGGCAAGCGAAGACCAATCGAGATGGAAAATTCGAGGTCGAACGCCTGCCCGAACCGACCTACTTGTACGTCACCGATGGCCTCCGAATGAAGGGCGCGATCGAAGAGATTCAAGGCGATGATACCGATGTCCAAGTACGCCTCAAACAGCTAGGCAGCGCCACCGGACAACTGATGACCGAAGATGGCTCGCAGCCCGCCGCCGGTGTCAAGCTTCACTTTGGATTCACGGTCTACGACGTCAACGATCAGATGTCATCGAATCGATTCGGCGAAGTCATCACGACTGACAAAGAGGGCCGCTTCGACATGTCGATGCTAGTCCCAGGGCGTGACTACGTCTGCACGTTGTTCGACAACCCTGGCGGTTACGTACTAACCGTGGCAAAGGCGAACGTCGAGCCAGGACAACAACTGGATCTCGGCCAAGTCAAAACGCCAGAGACGCCCAAGCCGTACGTTCCCCCGACCTTGGCCGAACGAACTCAGAGTGCCTTCGAGGTCCAAGGAACTCCGCTCGAGCGATTGGCCAGCGGTACGAAGAACATTGCCATTCAGAATCAGAACCTGCTGATCGTCCTGGCCCAGCCGACCGATCCGCGCGTCGAAACGCTGATGAAGATCCGTTACGAAGACGAAGATTTCAACTCGTATCGCGATGACTTCCGTTTCATGGCGATCCCGACCGATGAGCCACGGATCGAGGCCGCCCAGAAGTTGGCCGATAAATTGGAGCTAGGCTCTGTGAATGCCAGTAACGAATTTCGTCTGGTCATTTTGAATCGGCAAGGGGAAGTTGCCGGGACGATCACGGCCGAGCAAGTTTGCGAGGGAGACCAACTTTCTAAATCGCGTCTGCTCGCGGCGCTCGATCCTTATCGCACGAAAACCGTCGATGCCCGACAATTGTTGGACGAAGCGTTGGCCCAGGCAGCCCGTGAAAACAAGAAGGTTCTCGTGCAAGAGACCGCCACCTGGTGTGGGCCCTGCCTCCGGCTAAGCCGCCTGTTGCTCGAAAACCCCCAGTGGAAGAAAGACTATGTCTGGGTCAAGATGGACCACCGCTGGACCGGGGCGATCGACATCATGAAAGAGATGCGAGGTGAAGCCAGCGGCGGCGTGCCTTGGTTCGCGATTCTCGACGCCGAGGGAAACAAGCTCGCCACGTCGAATATGCCAGAGAGCGGCGACAACATTGGCTTCCCTTCCAGCGATGAAGGTCGCCAGCATTTCAAGAACATGCTGAAAGCAACCAGCACACGGATGACCGATGCCGAAATCGACAGCCTGGCCGGGGACGTGGAAGCGAAGTAATCCGCCCAATCGTCAGGTTTGAACGGTTATGACGGATTGGCCTGGTGCGTTCGACGGCGAATTTGCTCTCCACCCTTTGGCAAGCCATATTTCCTCTGAAGCAACATCACTCGGGGGAAACATCATGATGGCACGTTGGACGCGCCGCCAATGGTTGGCCGCTGCCGGCTCATTGGCTTTGACACCAGCCGTCTTCGCGGACGCAGCGACCGACTCGACGCGCTTGTTACTGGAGACAGAGTTCAAGAAGCACGGACTTCAGGCGCTGCTTTGCGGTGTGTGGCGAGGCGAAGAGAATGTCTCGACCACCGTGCTCGGCAACTCGATGACCGGGGTGCCGGCGACGGCGGATATGCATTTTCGTGTCGGCGGAGTGACGCTCACCAGTGTCTGCGTTTTGCTGCTTCAGTTCGTCGATCGCGGGCTGGTGAAGCTTGACGACCCGCTGTCGAAGTGGTTTCCCAACTTGCCGAAGGCGGACCAGGTCACACTCCAGATGCTTGGCAACAGCACCTCAGGCTATGCTGATTATGTTCCGGCTGAGTCCTTTCAAAAGGCGTCCGAGGCCGATCCGTTTCGTCAGTGGACCGCGCAAGAGCTGATTGCGATCGGCATGGAATCTCCCATGCTGTATGCCCCTGGCCAAGGTTGGAACTATGCGCATACGAATTTCGTGATCCTGGGCGAGGTCCTGAAGAAGGTGGGCGGCAAGTCGATGGCTGCCCTGTTGAACGAGAATCTGATCAGGCCGCTCGGCCTGCAACAGACCAAGTACATCACGACGCCGCAAATTCCTTCCCCCGTGCTGCATGCATTCACGGCCGAACGGGGCACCTACGAGGAGTCGACCTTCTGGAATCCCTCGTGGACTTCACACACCGGACTGATGATTTCGACGCTCGGAGATCTTGGCGTGCTGGCCAATGCGATTGGAAAGGGGACGCTGTTGTCGGAGGCGTCCCGCAAAGAACTCACCGCGCCGACGACCGTCGGGCTGGGAATCAATCAACCGAATCTTTACTACGCCCTGGGCATCGGCATGATGAACGGTTGGCTAGTGCAAAATCCGCGATTTGGCGGTTACAACCTGATCTTCGCTTACTTGCCCGCGAAGCAGCTATCGGTCGTCATCTCTACCACGATGGGACCGAAATGCTCGCCCGACGTTGCGTACGCCACCACGGTTTTCAAAGAACTGGTGAAAGAGCTAACGCCTGACACGCTGATTCCCGACGTGGTGAAGTAGTCGCCTGTCTAAGCTTCCTTTTCCAGGATGCTTTGCAGTTCCACGAGCAGCGCGACTTGGGCCGCGTTGATCTTCCGCTGAGCCGTCGGCAGGTCAAAGAACTCCGCGCGGTCGATTTCGGGGAACGTCTGCTGGCGGCCTGATTTGGGTGGCCACTCGAT
This window of the Blastopirellula marina genome carries:
- a CDS encoding M56 family metallopeptidase, yielding MLFTLSAAIFALNLAIAAILCLGAGLLLAGRFTSLPKRYGTLSAGLIGSLIAPLAVAVGTWLSLGQLPTMNVASSSPSTDTVRTSNELGVAEDTQVKPLKVAESTSPINDTQHVVSSPPLATPMSAELPPAKLPQPVIEANPTQPITPEDTGSTTTASSPLSWIPLASAGLISCWLLGSVVMLCRYLLSTWRCCAFLRSCREVEDEAVQTLLADQCLQLNISKDVRLLESDSLPAPLVVAWPRPTIVLPTDINIELTSSQLRSVVAHELAHIKRRDHWTIVAQSASAMLYWWNPLVHWTAARMNALREMICDDIATSLTLRDQQQVKPSDYAASLLMMAERAVQYQQLAGSLGISLSSYSEMERRIRRILTERTRPVELRINKRFLAGLTALSLLLAVGLAFAQVPAEKPPADEPKAVADGAADKKEEQDEGESKEKEAKPKKTSKIEGIVIDQDDQPVSGAIVHMVSARFGQDEQVTTDAKGRYEAEMEISLGYRRIYATSPDGKQMGLYKPPGVVKEGEPETAKIRLEPIKTAQVKVVDSEGQPIEQAQIALQLGYPSMVGPATTNSEGIATVAFPESEPIQSAIAWKDHVGFDYKLYSLPYDQSGDQLTKKPEFPLDGIEQLQLTGVKPLTVHITDDKDTPLSDVSTHVWLLKKEQESEQLNFAYYIDMFTRDTDESGDVTFHWFPKWQKGITTVWPNAEGFVRTRGMYDPATQDGTLDIQLDRLIALRGKVTFPDGKPAEGIYVSANGAGYDYDNFRGSGKTDAKGRYEIMAAPNQIYLLYISGKEWSAAPQSGFVVLPGKEVPEHDFVLAPSTRVHGQVLNKATGEPVPGKLIYMTSHGISLNDLEEDLLPNPENSTRWVSPMRQYNMNSGEEGEFEFYVGEGDYNLFLSGHDAEKFTLKGEKEKHVDLKIEVQMKTKLIGEVIDDQSGETIGGAQVNAASRNFRQHNDWQAKTNRDGKFEVERLPEPTYLYVTDGLRMKGAIEEIQGDDTDVQVRLKQLGSATGQLMTEDGSQPAAGVKLHFGFTVYDVNDQMSSNRFGEVITTDKEGRFDMSMLVPGRDYVCTLFDNPGGYVLTVAKANVEPGQQLDLGQVKTPETPKPYVPPTLAERTQSAFEVQGTPLERLASGTKNIAIQNQNLLIVLAQPTDPRVETLMKIRYEDEDFNSYRDDFRFMAIPTDEPRIEAAQKLADKLELGSVNASNEFRLVILNRQGEVAGTITAEQVCEGDQLSKSRLLAALDPYRTKTVDARQLLDEALAQAARENKKVLVQETATWCGPCLRLSRLLLENPQWKKDYVWVKMDHRWTGAIDIMKEMRGEASGGVPWFAILDAEGNKLATSNMPESGDNIGFPSSDEGRQHFKNMLKATSTRMTDAEIDSLAGDVEAK
- a CDS encoding serine hydrolase domain-containing protein, with amino-acid sequence MMARWTRRQWLAAAGSLALTPAVFADAATDSTRLLLETEFKKHGLQALLCGVWRGEENVSTTVLGNSMTGVPATADMHFRVGGVTLTSVCVLLLQFVDRGLVKLDDPLSKWFPNLPKADQVTLQMLGNSTSGYADYVPAESFQKASEADPFRQWTAQELIAIGMESPMLYAPGQGWNYAHTNFVILGEVLKKVGGKSMAALLNENLIRPLGLQQTKYITTPQIPSPVLHAFTAERGTYEESTFWNPSWTSHTGLMISTLGDLGVLANAIGKGTLLSEASRKELTAPTTVGLGINQPNLYYALGIGMMNGWLVQNPRFGGYNLIFAYLPAKQLSVVISTTMGPKCSPDVAYATTVFKELVKELTPDTLIPDVVK